Below is a window of Gemmatimonadota bacterium DNA.
GCGACGGCGGGCGGCCTCTCGGGGACCTTCAAGGTCCGCGTCGAACCGACCAACCTCGGCGCGGCCCTCTCGCGCACGACCGGCGTCGCCGGCGACGAGGTCACCATCACGGCGCCGAATGCCACCCGCTTCACCCAGACTGCCACGGTGACCTTCGCGACCGGTTCCAACGCGATCTCCTCGCGCTCGGCTGACGGCAAGACGATCAAGGTCCTGGTCGGCCCCGGCGTGACCGGTGCCGCGACGGTCGCTGGCGTCACGATGGATTACCTGACGGCAGCGGGCAACCTGACGCTTGCCTCGACCAACACGATGACCACCCCGGCGCTCCTGGCGGCCCCGACCACGTTGTCATCCGCCACGCCGAACATCGGCGCGCCGGTCACCGTCACGCTGGGCGGCTCAGTCCGCTTCCGCCGCGATGGCAAGGTCTTGATTGGCGGCGTGGAGGCCGGGATCACCGCTCTCAGCGCCGACTCTTCGACCGCGACGATCGTCCCTGCCTTGGGTTCGAGTGGCGATGTGACCTACACGGGAGTCGCCCTCTCATTCTTGAGCTCGGTCGCGCTCGCCCTGCCATCTGACGGCAAGACGATCGTTCCGACGGCCACATTCGGCGGCCCGACCTATGCCGGCGCGGATGCCTTTGCGACGGCTCCGACGGTCGTCTTGCCGACCGTGATCGGGCAGAGCCTGGTGACCACCGACAACGGCTCGACCTGGGGCACGCCGTCGCAGTGCACCGCCCTCGGTCTGGACAACTGCCGCATCTACAAGATCGTTGTGCCGGCCGGCCAGACGTTCGACGTGCTCGGTCGCTGGAACTCCGATGCGGACATGGGCATTGTGCGGTTCACCTCGACATTCACTGGCGCCTATGTCGCTGACAATTTGGGCCAGGACGCCAGCCGGTCGGAGCATGGCGCCCTGACCAACCTGACCGCCGGGACGTACTACATCGGTACGGGTTGGTTCGATTACGGCACTCCGCCGCTGCCGTCGATCGTCCAGCTGATCATCAAGCGGACGAACTAGGCGGACGATCACCAAAGACAGTAGGAATCGCCCCCGTCCGGGACATCGGACGGGGGCGATTTCGTTGGGGGGAGGAGCGATACCCGGCGCCGTCATCCCGAGCGGAGCGAGGGACCTGCGTGATAGCGAATGGGCCAAGGCCTGGCCCATCCCTGACTACGCAGGTCCCTCGCTCCGCTCGGGATGACACCAATCGCAGCCCGTTCGCCGTTCGCTATTCGCCGTTCGCGGTCACCCCTGCTGCTTCAACGCCGCCAACGCCTCCGCCAGGTTCTCCCCGCCGCGCCACTGCATCTGGAAGAGCCGCGCGTAGATGCCGCCGCGCCGCAGCAGCTCGGCGTGCGTCCCTTCCTCGACGATCTTGCCGGCGTCCAGCACGACCAGCCGGTCGGCGCGCTGCACCGTGCTGAGCCGGTGGGCGATGATCAGCGTGGTGCGCCCCACCAGTAGCCGTTCAAGCGCCATCTCGACCAACCGCTCGCTCTCGTTGTCCAGCGAGGACGTCGCCTCGTCGAGCACCAGCACCGCCGGGTCCTTGAGCACGGCCCGCGCGATCGCAATTCGCTGCCGCTGGCCGCCAGAGAGCTTGACGCCCCGTTCGCCGACCACGGTGTCGTATTGCTCGGGCAGGTTCACGATGAATTCGTGGGCATTGGCCACCTGGGCCGCCGCCACAACGTCTTCTGCCGAGGCGTCGGGGCGGGCATAGGCAATGTTCTCGCGCACGGTGCCGCTGAAGAGCGCCGGCTCCTGCGGGACGATGCCGATGGCGTGGCGGAGGTCGGCGAGCGTGAGGTCGCGAATGTCGATCCCGTCGAGACGGATCGCACCGCCGTCGACGTCCCAGAAGCGGGGCAGCAGCGATGCCAAAGTGGTCTTGCCGGCGCCTGAGGGGCCCACCACCGCCACGACCTCGCCCGGGGCAATGCGCAACGTCAGGCCCTGGATGGTCGGCTCTGCCGCGTCCGCCCTGTAGGCAAAGGTGACGTCGTCGAAGGTCACCGCCCCGCGCACCGGGTGGGGCAGCGGGACAGGGATCGGCGGGTCGGCCACCGGCGAGACGGTCTCGAGCAGCTCGAAGACCCGCTGCGCCGCACCCACGGCCTCCTGGTACGCCGAGAAGAAGGTCGCGAGCGCGCCAAAAGCGGCCGCGATGCTCACGGTGTAGAGGAGGAAGGAGACCATCTGGCCAGGGGTGAGCTGGCCCGAGAGAACCAGCCGCCCGCCCATCCAGAGTACCGCCGTCACCGCGGAGAAGGTGGTGAAGGTGATCACGCCGAAGAAGGTGGCGCGCACCCGCGCACGGTGCAGGGACGCCGTCACCACCCGCCCGACGCGCGTGGCGAAGCGCTCGCGCTCGTACGGCTCCTGCGCAAATCCCTGCACCACCCTGATCTGACCGAACGCCTCCTCGGCGAGTGCGGTCGAGTCGGCCAGCTGGTCTTGCACCGACGTGGTGATCGACTTGAGCCGCTTGCCGAAGATCAGCGCCGAGAGGGCCACGATCGGCACCACGCCGACAGCGGTCAGCATCAGCTTCGGCTGCATCCAGGTGAGGATGACCACGCCACCGACCAGTGCCAGCAGCTGCCTGGTGAAGTCGGCGAGCTGGTGCGAGAGAATTCCCTGCAGCAGACCGATGTCGACGGTGAGTCGCGAGGTCAGCTCGCCGGTGCGTCGGTCGGCGAAGAAGCCGGGCGGCATCTCCAGCAGCTTGCCGAAGAGCTCACGGCGCAGGCCGGCCACGGCGCGTTCACCGGTGGCCGAGAGGAAGTAGGTCTGGATGTAGTTGAGGACGGCGGTGGTCGCGAAGATGGCGAGGAGGCCGAGGGCGATCTGATCAAGCAGGTGGCGATCGTGGCGCTCGAACGCGGCGTCGAGGAGGTAGCGGACCACCAGCGGGAAGGAGAGCGCCAGACACGACGACAGCAACAGTGTGACCCCTGCGATCAGCAATCCGCGCCGATACGGCCGCACCCTCGGCCAGAGCCGGAGGAGCGGCTTGGGCGATGGGGGGCCCTTCCGCGGGGCGCTCAGCTCAGTGGTCGGTGTGGGCGCCGGACGCCGCGGGCGGCATCGGGAGTCAGTGGCGTGGCGCTGCCGAGCTGGATCTCCTGCGCCTGAATCGCGCGGTGGCCGAACGGCACCCAGCGATCGACGGCCATGGCGACGAAGAGCAGCGCCAGGTAGGAGAGCGAATACTTGTAGAGGCGCCAGGTCGTCGGGGTGACCCCCTCTTCCTTGGCGATCACCCAGCAGAGCTGGAGGAAGCGGGCGCCGAGCAGGGTGGCGGCCACGCCGTAGAAGAGCCCCTGGATGCCCACCACGGCCGGCATCAGCGTGAAGGGGATCAGCATCAGGGTGTAGAGCAGCATCTGCCGCTTCGTCTCGGGGACGCCGTGCACGTTCGGCATCATCGGGATCCCGGCGTTGCCGTAGTCGCGCTGCTTGTTGAGGGCCAGCGCCCAGAAATGCGGCGGGGTCCAGTAGAAGACGATCGCGAAGAGGTAGAGCGCGCCGAGGTCCACCGACCCGGTCATCGCGGCCCAGCCGACCAACGGCGGGAAGGCGCCGGCGGCCCCACCGATCACGATGTTCTGCGGCGACGAGCGCTTGAGCCACACCGTGTAGATGAAGACGTAGAAGAGCAGGCCGGCGAGCGCGAGCCAGGCCGAGAGCGGATTGACGAAGGTCCAGAAGAGCGTGAAGGCGACGGCGCCGAGGGTGATGCCGAAGAGGAGGGCGGCGTTGGCCGGCATCCGACCGGACGGGACCGGGCGCAGCTTGGTCCGCGTCATCCGGTCGTCGATGTCCCGATCGAACCACATGTTGATCGCGTTGGCGCCGCCGGCCATCAGGTACCCCGCCAGCGTGACCCAGCCGATCAGCGCCCAGCCCGGCATGCCGGCGGGGGTGATGAACATCGGGGCGATGGTGGTGACCAGCAGCAGCGAGATGATCCGCGGCTTGGTCAGGGTGACGAGGTCCGCCAGCAGGGAGGGCTGGGGCAGGGCCACGGCGTTGGGGGCAGCGTCAGTCATGGATCTATTGTTCCTCACGGTCGTCGCCCCTAGGCGCGACGGCCTCATGGTGTCAGTTTTCCAACCGGGCAATCTACCCCGCCGTCGGACCCCCCTCAAGGAATTCCCCCATGGACGAGCGCCTGCCGCGTCATCTTGGCCTCTGGAGTGCCGCCGCCGTCCTGGTGGGGACGACGATCGGGAGCGGGATCTTCCGCGTGCCGCGGGAAGTCGCGGCCGCCCTGGGCGATCCGAAGGCGATGCTGCTGATCTGGGTCGTGGGTGGCATCGTCACCCTGACGGGGGCGCTGACGATCGCCGAACTGGCAGCGGCCTACCCGCGCTCGGGGGGGATCTTTGCCTACATCCTCGAGGCCTTCGGGCCGTTGCCGGCCTTCCTCTACGGCTGGGCCGAGTTGACGGTGATCCGCGCGGCGGCGATCGGCGGGATCTCGCTGGTCTTCGCCACCTACCTGGGGGAGTTCTTCCCGCTGGATGACCGCCAGGAGCGCTGGGTGGCCTCCGGGGTCATTCTGCTGATCGCCTTGCTCAACTATCTGGGGGTGGGGCTGGCGTCGCTCCTGATGAACGTCACCACCATCCTCAAGTACGGCGCGATGCTCGGGCTGGGGCTGTTCGCCTTCACGGTGGGTGGCGGGACGGTGGCCAACTTCGTGACCCCCTCCCCGGCCGCCACGGTGACCCTCTCCACCATGCTGACGGCGCTGGTCCCGATCATGTGGACCTACGATGGCTGGTCCAACCTCTCCTTCATCGGCGGCGAGGTAAAGGAGCCAGGGCGGAACCTCCCGAGGGCGCTGATCCTCGGCACGGTGGCGATCGTGGCGATCTATCTCTTCGTGAACGCGGCCTACCTCTACATGATCCCGGCTGCCGAGATGGCCACGATCCAGCGAGTGGCGTCCGAGACGGCCTCCCGGATTGCGCTCTTTGGGGGGGCCGGGGCGGCGATCATCTCCGGGGTGGTGATGATCTCGTGCTTCGGCTCGGTCAATGGCTCGGTGATGACCGGCCCGCGGATCTTCTTCGCGATGAGCGAGCAGAAGCTGATCTTCCCGGTGATTGCCCGGGTCTCGCCCCGCTTCCAGACCCCCTCGGTGGCGATCTGGCTGACGGCGGCGCTTGGCGTCACCTATGTCATGCAGAACTCGTTTGCCGAACTGGCCGACCGCTTCGTGCTGGGGTCGTGGCCGTTCTACGCGATGGCGGTGGCGGGGGTCTTCGTGCTCCGGAAGCGGAGCCCGGACGTGGAGCGGCCCTACCGGACCCTGGGCTACCCGCTGACCCCGGCGATCTTCCTGCTGGCCTCGCTCGGGATGGTGGCCAACGCGCTGCTGTCGAATCCGGCCCAGAATGGGGTGACCTTCGGGATCATATTGGTGGGGGTGCCGGTGTATTTCGTGTGGCGGCGGTTTGGGGGGCCAGGGAGGGCGTGAGTGGTGGGGGGGGCCCCCTCCCCTCCCCCTCCACCTCTGTCATTCCCCTGCCTGACCCGTGACCCCCCTTGGGGGCGTTGCTTGCGCGACCTCCGATCGGGAACGACATTTCGCCTGCCGCTTTTGGGGGTGCCGGGTCCCTGACCCGGGCCCCTGCGACGGCCCCTCTTTTCCGCAATTCTTCAGGAGCAACGATGCAACGCTTTCTTCGTTTGGCACTGGCAGTGTCGAGCGCGATCGTCGCCATGCTGGCGCTGCCGACGGTCGGCCGCGCGCAGGGTGTCACGACGGGCGGTATTGCCGGTACGGTGATGGACTCGGCCGGCGGAGTGCTGGCTGGCGCGACGGTCCGGATCACCAGCCCGTCGACCGGCTTCGTGCGGGTCACGACGACGCGCGAGAACGGTCGCTATGTCGTCACCGGTCTCGAGACCGGCGTCTACCGTGTCGCGGTGGCCGCGATCGGCTTCGGCCCGCAGGCCCGCGAAGGGATCCGGGTGCTCCTCTCGCAGACGGCCCGTGCCGACTTCCTGATGGGCCGCCAGGCGGTGACGCTGCAGGAAATCGTCACCACGGCCACGGCTGCCAGCTCCGAGTTCGCCCCGACGCGGACCGGTGCGCAGACCTTCATCTCCGACTCCTCGGTGCGGCGCCTGCCGACGCTGAACCGGCAGCTGCAGGACTTCGTCCGGTTGACGCCGCAGGTGGTGACCAACCCGGCGCCCGCCAACGCGGGTGAAGTGTCGATCGCCGGCCAGAATTACCGTTACAACGCGATCCAGGTCGACGGCACCACGCAGAACGACAAGTTCGGCCTCTCCGACACCGGCGAGCTCGGTGGCCAGGCCAACGGCCGCGGCATCTCGCTCGAGGCGGTCAAGGAGTATCAGGTCGTCGTCTCGCCGTACAACGTGACCCAGGGCGGCTTCACCGGCGGCTTGATCAGCGCCGTGACCAAGAACGGCACCAACAAGTTCGCTGGCACCGGCTTCTACACGACCCGCAACCAGGACCTGGTGCCGAACGTGCCGCTCTATGCCGGCGCCAAGTTCCTCCGCCGGCAGTACGGCGGCTCGCTCGGCGGCCCGATCATCAAGGACAAGCTCCACTTCTTCGCCGCCGCGGAAGGCAACACCAGCAACCAGCCCGCGTTCGGCCCGTACATCGGCCAGCCGCAGGACGCCGGCCAGCAGCTGCGCGTCGACCAGGCGCTGGTGGATCGCTTCAATGCGGCGCTGGCGCAGTACGGGATCCAGGGTGGTTCGGGTGGGCAAGAGTTCAACAAGAACCCGATCACCAACCTCGTCGGCCGCCTCGACTGGGCGGTGTCCTCGAAGAACCGCGTGGTGCTCCGCGGCATCTACAACAAGTCGCAGGGCGATGACTTCTCGCGGTCGGCCTCGACGTTCACGCTCTCGTCGAACCGCTTCAAGCGCGACGAGTGGTCGTCGTCGATCACCGGCCAGTTCTTCTCGAACTTCAACAACGGCGCGACCAACGAATTGCAGCTCGGCGTGATCCGCCAGCGCTTTGCCCGCGTCTTCGACAACATCGGCCCGCAGGTCACGGTCACCAACATCCCGTCGCCGGTGGTTGCCGGTGCGCTGGTGGCGCTCCGTGCCGGTCCGGACTCGAACTCGCACATCAACCAGCTC
It encodes the following:
- a CDS encoding ATP-binding cassette domain-containing protein; the encoded protein is MSAPRKGPPSPKPLLRLWPRVRPYRRGLLIAGVTLLLSSCLALSFPLVVRYLLDAAFERHDRHLLDQIALGLLAIFATTAVLNYIQTYFLSATGERAVAGLRRELFGKLLEMPPGFFADRRTGELTSRLTVDIGLLQGILSHQLADFTRQLLALVGGVVILTWMQPKLMLTAVGVVPIVALSALIFGKRLKSITTSVQDQLADSTALAEEAFGQIRVVQGFAQEPYERERFATRVGRVVTASLHRARVRATFFGVITFTTFSAVTAVLWMGGRLVLSGQLTPGQMVSFLLYTVSIAAAFGALATFFSAYQEAVGAAQRVFELLETVSPVADPPIPVPLPHPVRGAVTFDDVTFAYRADAAEPTIQGLTLRIAPGEVVAVVGPSGAGKTTLASLLPRFWDVDGGAIRLDGIDIRDLTLADLRHAIGIVPQEPALFSGTVRENIAYARPDASAEDVVAAAQVANAHEFIVNLPEQYDTVVGERGVKLSGGQRQRIAIARAVLKDPAVLVLDEATSSLDNESERLVEMALERLLVGRTTLIIAHRLSTVQRADRLVVLDAGKIVEEGTHAELLRRGGIYARLFQMQWRGGENLAEALAALKQQG
- a CDS encoding protoheme IX farnesyltransferase, with product MTDAAPNAVALPQPSLLADLVTLTKPRIISLLLVTTIAPMFITPAGMPGWALIGWVTLAGYLMAGGANAINMWFDRDIDDRMTRTKLRPVPSGRMPANAALLFGITLGAVAFTLFWTFVNPLSAWLALAGLLFYVFIYTVWLKRSSPQNIVIGGAAGAFPPLVGWAAMTGSVDLGALYLFAIVFYWTPPHFWALALNKQRDYGNAGIPMMPNVHGVPETKRQMLLYTLMLIPFTLMPAVVGIQGLFYGVAATLLGARFLQLCWVIAKEEGVTPTTWRLYKYSLSYLALLFVAMAVDRWVPFGHRAIQAQEIQLGSATPLTPDAARGVRRPHRPLS
- a CDS encoding amino acid permease; the encoded protein is MDERLPRHLGLWSAAAVLVGTTIGSGIFRVPREVAAALGDPKAMLLIWVVGGIVTLTGALTIAELAAAYPRSGGIFAYILEAFGPLPAFLYGWAELTVIRAAAIGGISLVFATYLGEFFPLDDRQERWVASGVILLIALLNYLGVGLASLLMNVTTILKYGAMLGLGLFAFTVGGGTVANFVTPSPAATVTLSTMLTALVPIMWTYDGWSNLSFIGGEVKEPGRNLPRALILGTVAIVAIYLFVNAAYLYMIPAAEMATIQRVASETASRIALFGGAGAAIISGVVMISCFGSVNGSVMTGPRIFFAMSEQKLIFPVIARVSPRFQTPSVAIWLTAALGVTYVMQNSFAELADRFVLGSWPFYAMAVAGVFVLRKRSPDVERPYRTLGYPLTPAIFLLASLGMVANALLSNPAQNGVTFGIILVGVPVYFVWRRFGGPGRA